GCAAGAacgctttctttttcccttctttctcccaCCCAGATTAGCTGAAACTTGTTTGGTTACGGAGGGTTGGATGCACTGCTGCTCTTCATCGGGGAGCGTTCGTAGCGGCGCTGATCGCCAGCCTGCCGTGCCTCCGAGGTGCTGGCACCGGGACGCTGCCGGATGGACGCTTCGGGCGTCCGGCAAGCATAGGACGGATGTGTTTAGAGGAGAAGGATCAGTGCAGCTTTACTGGGGGGTCCCTGTGTGTTGAACCACACTGGCAGGCGAGGGGAGAGAGGTCCGGCTCGCTTGGCAGGTCAGGGTGGATGGGGCTGGGCATTGCTGCACACCCAGAGCTCCTTCCCGGCTTGGTCCCGGTGTGACCTGTGAACCTGGTGCAGGCTGTCCCCCTCTGTGTAAACCCTTGGTGGTCAGAGGGACCCCACAGAGCCTCGGGGCTGCTGCCTCCTTTGACGTGCTTTGGTGAGAACGAACTCCCAGCCCTGGTGAAACTGAGAAAGCGAATACCTGCTGGGCTCTTCCTGCACGTGGCAGTTGGAATTAGCCTCCAGGTGAACCTATGCAAGTTGAGACTCTTTATTTGATTAACTAGTTAATTTGATTAACATGCTctaattttgcttttctaatgTGACCTATTTCACATCCAGACATCTGCAGGTGATTACCATCCTGTGCCAGAGTCTTCACCCCGGGCCCCCGATGCGCAATGCAGCTCGCGTGGGACGCAGGCGGGGAAGGGCGCGCACGCGCTGCCTCAGAGCTGGATCCCCGAGGGGAACGCGGTGAGATGTCGTCGTCGTCTCTTGGTTCTGGCTGAGGAAGGGCTTTTTCTGAAGTCGGAGCTAAGTTTGGGTGAACTCTTGAAGCTTGGAAAGGAGCGCGTTAGCCCAGGAGGGGGGAGGCTCGCCATTCCTCTCGCCTGTTTCCAATTCTCACCTGTGAAAgtttttggggggtttcttttccttctccaaagcCATCTCTGTGCACATTAATCAAAAAAGGAAGAGTCTCACAAATGTAACGTATAGGCTTGGGGTGTACAGGGACATAGACTTTCCGCAGAGCAGTTGTACAGGGATGAGCTGCAGGATAGGTGCGGCTCCGCCTGCCACCGAATTATGTTCCCGCTCCGGGCCAAGTTCCGTCTGGTCCGTGCCTTCTCTGGTTTAATGCTGGCTTCTGCAGAATCCTGAATCGCAGGCTCTCCTGGGGGCAGGGCTGCATTGCAGCCTCCGAGGGATGGTAACCTCAGCCAGAGCCTCTCGGCAACACCAATTTCCATCCACCACCACCTAGGTGGCTGCTAACACATAACCATATGTATATTGGGGTTTTTACCTCCTTACATTAGAGGCTGGTTTTCTGGCTTTAAGAGCAGCTCTTGGCTAGCTGGTACGTGGCAATTACTGAGTGTCACGAACCTTTGTTTCTGCACGGCTGGGGTGCCAAATCCCAGCCTCTCCCCCTGCCATAGGTCAGCTTAGGGAATCCAGCTCTCGGTAAACCAACCCTGCCTTCCCCACCACTTCGGGGCTGAGCTAGCAAATGTGAGCCGAGGTTAAAATACATTCCTTTAACGAAACCGAGCCCCAGggtctttaaaataataataggtATCGAGGTCTAACGAAGCTGTGCTTTCTATCTTGCTAGGAATCTGCTCATGGTTTGTATTAGTACTGGAGATGAATTGTTTTTTCTGCAGTTCCTAGGGAAAGACAGCAAAGGCAATCCTGCTGCCTGGAGGACAGGGAAGAGATGAGCAGCTCCGTCGCCCATGAGTCTGGAGGGGAATCGTGAATAAATGGAGCGAAAAACCCAGCAGCTTTGTTCAAGCGGCTCAGAgagtctgaaaattattttttctttccaaaaacaaATGGGTCAGCTCCAAATACCGGCACAGCATGTGTTTTAATTAACCTGCTGTTGCAGTTTGACGGGCATTGGGTAGTCTGACTCCTATTTCACGTATGAGCTCGGCTGAGCTGTTTCGTCACCACACTGTGATTTGGCTTCCTCACTGCAAGGACGAAGCAGGGAGGAGGGTGACTTCCTCGGGAAGGACAAATGTCATGGGACTGGCTGAGGAATGGTAAACTAATGATAATACAGCTAAAGTCAGAAGGGGCACGGAGCAGGGTGGTGCGTGGCTGGGCAGCGGGGAAGCACTGGGCATCGggaaaggagctggagagggagaAAAGGGGAGCAAAAAGAGCCAATAGCGACTGCAAGAAAAGGAAAGTTCTTGGTTTTAAAAGGACAAGTTGTGTTATTCTTGAAGGGCCTGCAAGCTTTGGCTGATTTTCCTCTGGCTTGCCCTGTGAGATTGAGCTGCTCCTCGGCAGCAGAAACAGCTCGGCACACGGGAGGGAGCCTGCGGCGCCGGGCCAAGGCAGCTGCCCCAAGAGAGGGACAAATTCATCAGAACTGGGGACAAATTCATCAAATTAATCAGCGAGAGAGAGCAGGACCAAAAACCAGACCaagcagagaggcagcagcttCCCCAGGCAATCCACACAATTAAAATGTGAAGCAAAAAATGAGAAGTCGGAGAAACGGGGACTATGAGACGCATGAAGAAAGAGGCAGGAGCTGCCAGATGaaccaggaaaacaaaagcaacgGAGGCACGTGGGGCAAGGACTTATTTATAGACGTGTGAGCTGTGCTAATTAAAATAGGTATGTGTGGACTGAAACACTTTGGTTACGCTGCTCCTTCTGAACTGGTTCCAGCCACTGCCATCTCGTCCAGAAAGAGCTCAGTGGTGGAAATGTGAGGTCCATGGAGGTAAGCGGTGCTCAGGTTTGTGACAGGTCGGGCATCCCTGtaccctccccgcagccccttaGGCTCTTACCACGTCTGCCAGGACCGGGGAAGCTCCAGACCACCCCTGAGAGGCAGCAGGTAAAGCAGAAGGGACCGGGCTCAGCTGCGGGGCCTAAGAGCGGTGCAGAGCAACCATCCGAGGTATGAAATAATTCCCTGTTTATCCCTATAGCATCATTGGTACCGAAGAGGCACGAGGTCTCTCAGCAGCATGACGTCACCCGCTGGCTCAAGTCTTCTTCTCCCAGGAGCCACCAGGACAGATGGGCCAGTTTTGCCAGCTTCTGGGCCAGCTTTCTTGCCTGCATCATCCAGTTCTTACGCCTGGGCAGGTCCCTCTGTCAGCTCTCCAAGCTGTCACGCTGCTCGCCGAGAAGAGCATCCCTCTCTTCACGGGTACCGGGTCTTCCCCTCCGATAAGCCAGGAACTGGAAGGAGATCTGAGAAGAGGTTAAGGGCTCTTCACGCAAGCCAGGGTGGATCTATGCGACATGTTGGGTCTCACCACCTGAAAAAAGGCTGTTGGTTTCCAGCTCTCCTGGCACAAGACAATGAGCTTAATGCAAACGAGAGTCTGAAGCATTCAGCAAGTATTGCAACACCATGAATTACCGGCATGCGGGTGAGCAAGCGCAGCTCAAAAGCAACCGCTGAGTAGCATCAACCTACCCGCTCTCACCTAACCCTGCCCCGAGATGGGATTGCTCCCTGCAAAGCCTTGCCGGCGGGATGCGATCCCGGAGGGAAGCGCTGGCGGGGAAAGGATACAACCACGTCGAGCGAGAGGACGCCCAGGCTGCCCACCAGCCAGGGGAGGTGGTGCAGGACGTAGTCGCCTTCGCCCTGCCCCGGCTCGGGGTTCTTCAGGAGGACGCTGAGGCCGTAGAGCAAGTTCCCCAGCATCACCAGGGCAAAGAGGGAGTAGGAGACTCCGACGGTGGATTTCCTCTTGTACTGGAAGAAGAGGGACCAGAGAGAGGAGCTTGGGTGCAGCTTTCCAAAATCTCACTAGGAAGTAGTATTAATCATCCTCCcaccaaaaaaagagaagaaaaaaggtggtGACTCACTGCCAAGAGCCTTTTAGTTCCCCTTTTGCTtataaataaagacaaaatggAAGCCCCACCCTCAAAATATTGGTATGTtaaagggaggggagaaaaatgaaTCAGGCTTTGGAgcggaaatacagaaaaatagtgCCTTGTGAAGTGATCAGAGATGGGGACCTGGGACCTCTgagcaaagaggagaaagatgaCCCGCTgcccctcctcccctcttctaTCTGAAATCTCAGGACCCCAGGGGGTTCCCAGGGccgggctgctgccctgccctgctcacGGCGTGGCACGTACGTTAGTGTAGATCTGGGGGACTCGGGAGCACAGGTACAGCACAGAGGAGATGGAGCCGATGGTGAAGCCAACGATCTCGCTCCTGGTGAAAGGCTGCAAGGCAAGGGGGGGCCATGAGCAGCCCCCATGTTTTCAGAGCCACACTTACCACCCACACCACGGCTCTGTGCGAGGCGACAGCGGGACTAAAACCCAGCCTTTGACCCCCCCATGCATCCCTCGCCCCGCTGAGGGCTAAGTGGGATTGCACTGGTCCAGCAGACCATGCCCACCCCACCAGAGAATTTCTCTTCTCTCCCTCCATCACCCAGGCTCGGGAACCAGCTCACCTTCGACCCAAGCTCATCCACGTGAGCGGAGAGCAGAGACCTCCCTTTAAACGTCGCCGGgtcccgcgccacggcagcacctcTGCCCAGGAACGCGACGGTCGACACCGTTCCCAGCGAAAGGAAGGCGAAGGCTGCGTTGACCGGGGTAGTGACTGCAGGGAATCAAGCgaaggctgctcagggagggctcctccgccagcccccagtgcagcccagcaccCTCGGCGGGTGCCGGGACCCCCGCCGGGTCCGGAGACCTTCAAGCTCTCTCTTATCTCTGCGGCGGCACAGCCGGCACCAAGTAACCCGGGCAATAGCTGCCGCAGACGATTTATCTCACCACGATACGGGCAATTTGCAAGTTATCAGGGAGGAAACCGTTCCTATCTCCGCAGACCGAGAGCACTTGAGTTTC
This Opisthocomus hoazin isolate bOpiHoa1 chromosome 16, bOpiHoa1.hap1, whole genome shotgun sequence DNA region includes the following protein-coding sequences:
- the SLC66A1 gene encoding lysosomal amino acid transporter 1 homolog; this translates as MAARRWRALPPGNLSDCPNGSRWVMDVFDECAQDGRDIASVVLGLVSIFCFAAASFPQFYQACKTGIMDRALSIYFLLGWLGGDLLNLIGSFLADQLPLQVYTAVYYVLADLVMLSLYCYYKVKNRGRGFTTPVNAAFAFLSLGTVSTVAFLGRGAAVARDPATFKGRSLLSAHVDELGSKPFTRSEIVGFTIGSISSVLYLCSRVPQIYTNYKRKSTVGVSYSLFALVMLGNLLYGLSVLLKNPEPGQGEGDYVLHHLPWLVGSLGVLSLDVVISFQFLAYRRGRPGTREERDALLGEQRDSLES